In Leifsonia sp. ZF2019, a genomic segment contains:
- a CDS encoding HtaA domain-containing protein, translating into MSRSIRLWSAAVAAFGIAAVGTFAGTPSAATAAADPGAYTLESTVAVGATTRSLAVDDERGRVYVPVSSDPGAVTWLDTATRTPSPDAYPLGTAAPENVVLSADRSTLFVLHYGKGVLSVVDTATGTVTRTVTGLPTYAGGLVQDTDSGMLYVLDDGLTPVDPVTGTVGSEIPISTQAYPLLKDAVYDSTNRMIWIAEGRAKVVTGFSTVSGRWIDSLNIPISSFAYDGTALGGRPARLAVDEQLAKLYVVVQSTLADSWDEDRVVAIDTTTTKRLGSPIVVGETARAIEVNPATHEVYTLNGFSNSLSVISPDTWSVSHTLDFTALGVTAGTGAGNADVWALGVSGDGATLYATHPYGQARMSVISRSGAAPAITAQPVTPGQDDTTPPETPENEPWAGPAAGSASTSPAGAATVANARLSWSFNEYAKAWTREALGSVELAGDDFVFTGGTGWTDPATGATSIAWTDGFRFRHYAALAPEVVSTLGNPILTVAADGSGSLSMDVAWSVAADTTSDGYRRVVVATFGATAAQRAGDDVTLTATPDYAGRTYGASASSYPAEFIDWFDPSMRSWWYSTGASMDAKKAPNPFGVSFTAAVASQPGTGGGDDGSAPGTGDPTGSGTSGSGTTGASTVSGSADALARTGSDLALPFVGAGALLLSGITVTTVGLLRRRQRTAASDGSRTS; encoded by the coding sequence ATGTCACGATCCATCCGCCTGTGGAGCGCCGCCGTCGCGGCGTTCGGAATCGCTGCCGTCGGCACGTTCGCCGGCACCCCCAGCGCGGCGACGGCCGCCGCCGACCCCGGCGCCTACACCCTCGAGTCCACGGTGGCCGTCGGCGCCACGACGCGCAGTCTCGCGGTCGACGACGAGCGCGGCCGTGTGTATGTGCCCGTCTCGAGCGACCCGGGCGCCGTCACCTGGCTCGACACCGCGACGCGGACGCCCAGTCCCGACGCGTATCCGCTCGGCACCGCCGCGCCCGAGAACGTCGTGCTCAGCGCCGACCGCTCGACGCTCTTCGTCCTGCACTACGGGAAGGGCGTCCTCTCGGTGGTCGACACGGCGACGGGCACCGTCACCCGCACGGTCACGGGCCTGCCCACCTACGCGGGCGGGCTGGTGCAGGACACCGACAGCGGGATGCTCTATGTGCTCGACGACGGTCTCACGCCGGTCGACCCCGTCACCGGCACCGTCGGCTCGGAGATACCGATCTCCACGCAGGCCTACCCGCTGCTGAAGGACGCGGTGTACGACTCGACGAACCGCATGATCTGGATCGCGGAGGGCCGCGCGAAGGTCGTGACCGGCTTCAGCACGGTGTCGGGTCGCTGGATCGACAGTCTGAACATCCCGATCAGCTCGTTCGCCTACGACGGCACGGCGCTCGGCGGGCGCCCGGCGCGCCTCGCCGTGGACGAGCAGCTCGCGAAGCTCTACGTCGTCGTCCAGTCCACCCTCGCCGACAGCTGGGACGAGGACCGCGTCGTCGCGATCGACACCACCACCACGAAGCGACTCGGCTCGCCGATCGTCGTCGGCGAGACGGCCCGGGCGATCGAGGTGAATCCGGCCACCCACGAGGTCTACACGCTCAACGGGTTCTCGAACTCGCTCTCGGTGATCAGCCCGGATACCTGGTCCGTGTCGCACACGCTCGACTTCACCGCGCTCGGCGTCACCGCGGGCACCGGTGCCGGGAACGCGGACGTCTGGGCGCTGGGAGTGAGCGGCGACGGCGCGACGCTCTATGCCACCCACCCGTACGGACAGGCGCGGATGAGCGTGATCTCGCGCTCGGGCGCCGCCCCGGCGATCACCGCGCAGCCCGTGACGCCCGGACAGGACGACACGACACCGCCCGAGACCCCGGAGAACGAGCCGTGGGCGGGGCCCGCCGCCGGGTCGGCGTCGACCTCCCCGGCGGGAGCCGCGACCGTCGCGAACGCCCGCCTGAGCTGGTCGTTCAACGAGTATGCGAAGGCCTGGACGCGGGAGGCGCTCGGATCCGTCGAGCTGGCCGGCGACGACTTCGTGTTCACCGGAGGGACCGGGTGGACGGACCCCGCGACCGGAGCCACCTCGATCGCGTGGACCGACGGCTTCCGATTCCGCCACTACGCAGCGCTCGCCCCCGAGGTCGTCTCGACGCTCGGAAACCCGATCCTGACGGTCGCTGCCGACGGGTCCGGCAGCCTCAGCATGGACGTGGCGTGGTCGGTCGCTGCCGACACGACGAGCGACGGCTACCGCCGCGTGGTGGTGGCGACCTTCGGCGCAACCGCGGCGCAGCGCGCGGGAGACGACGTGACACTGACCGCGACGCCCGACTACGCGGGACGCACCTACGGCGCCAGCGCCTCGTCGTACCCGGCCGAGTTCATCGACTGGTTCGACCCCTCGATGCGATCGTGGTGGTACTCCACCGGAGCGAGCATGGACGCCAAGAAGGCGCCGAACCCGTTCGGCGTCTCCTTCACCGCGGCCGTGGCCAGCCAGCCGGGCACCGGAGGAGGCGACGACGGCAGCGCGCCGGGAACGGGAGACCCGACAGGATCGGGAACCTCCGGGAGCGGCACGACGGGCGCGTCGACCGTGTCGGGATCGGCGGACGCGCTCGCACGCACCGGGTCGGACCTGGCCCTGCCGTTCGTCGGCGCCGGTGCGCTCCTCCTGAGCGGAATCACCGTCACGACCGTCGGCCTGCTCCGCCGACGGCAGCGCACAGCGGCCTCGGACGGCTCGCGGACCAGCTGA
- a CDS encoding chloride channel protein, giving the protein MHPAAAARRPGTPSWLIRLVVVTALVGVGGGIGGGLVYLALHGIQHLAFGYSEGSFLEGLLEAPPVSRVVALVVAGVIGGVGWWLLRRWGSRRPDHAVVSVEASVGGRRMPVVVTLINAGLQIVIVGLGASIGREVAPREVAALWAGWLAERAGVSARERRILVACGAGAGLAAVYNVPLGGAVFAVEILLAEVSFATVLPALATSAIAALVARVVVPANPLYAVEQVPLTPTIVAWSVLAGPVLGFAAVGFVKLAGFAQRHRPTSWGILIVMPLVFAAVGVVSLWLPAVLGNGRSLGQLAFTATLPVLLIFATTVVKTAATVGTIGAGAAGGTLTPSLAIGAGLGLTIGAVWNLAWPGAPLAGFALIGAAAFLAVTMRAPFTALVLVMEFTNQGLQLLAPLMLCIAGAVAVGYLVERGRVTGVA; this is encoded by the coding sequence GTGCATCCCGCCGCAGCAGCGCGCCGTCCCGGCACCCCGTCCTGGCTGATCCGCCTCGTCGTCGTCACCGCGCTCGTCGGAGTCGGTGGGGGCATCGGCGGCGGCCTGGTCTACCTCGCGCTGCACGGCATCCAGCACCTCGCCTTCGGGTACTCGGAAGGCTCGTTCCTGGAAGGGCTGCTCGAGGCGCCGCCGGTCAGCCGCGTCGTCGCCCTGGTCGTGGCGGGTGTCATCGGCGGTGTCGGCTGGTGGCTGCTGCGCCGGTGGGGGAGCCGGCGCCCCGACCACGCGGTCGTCTCCGTGGAGGCGTCGGTCGGGGGCCGGCGCATGCCCGTCGTCGTGACGCTGATCAACGCGGGCCTGCAGATCGTCATCGTCGGGCTCGGTGCCTCGATCGGCCGGGAGGTGGCACCGCGCGAGGTGGCGGCGCTCTGGGCCGGCTGGCTCGCGGAGCGCGCGGGGGTCTCGGCCCGGGAGCGCCGCATCCTCGTGGCGTGCGGCGCCGGCGCCGGCCTCGCCGCCGTCTACAACGTGCCGCTCGGCGGGGCCGTCTTCGCCGTCGAGATCCTCCTCGCCGAGGTGAGCTTCGCCACGGTGCTGCCGGCGCTCGCGACGTCGGCGATCGCGGCGCTGGTCGCGCGCGTCGTGGTGCCGGCGAATCCGCTCTACGCGGTGGAACAGGTGCCGCTCACGCCGACGATCGTGGCCTGGTCGGTGCTGGCCGGTCCCGTGCTCGGCTTCGCGGCGGTCGGCTTCGTGAAGCTCGCCGGGTTCGCGCAGCGGCACCGCCCGACGTCCTGGGGCATCCTGATCGTGATGCCGCTCGTGTTCGCTGCGGTCGGCGTGGTCTCGCTGTGGCTGCCCGCCGTCCTGGGCAACGGGCGCTCGCTCGGCCAGCTGGCTTTCACGGCGACGCTTCCCGTGCTGCTCATCTTCGCGACCACCGTCGTCAAGACGGCGGCGACCGTCGGAACGATCGGCGCCGGCGCGGCGGGCGGGACGCTGACGCCGTCGCTCGCCATCGGGGCCGGTCTGGGGCTCACGATCGGAGCGGTTTGGAATCTCGCGTGGCCCGGCGCCCCCCTGGCGGGTTTCGCCCTGATCGGCGCGGCGGCCTTCCTCGCGGTGACCATGCGGGCGCCGTTCACCGCGCTGGTGCTCGTGATGGAGTTCACGAACCAGGGCCTCCAGCTCCTCGCGCCCCTCATGCTCTGCATCGCGGGAGCCGTGGCGGTGGGCTACCTCGTCGAGCGCGGGCGCGTCACCGGCGTCGCCTAG
- a CDS encoding DUF4232 domain-containing protein, producing MARYRIDSSRPASRLAAAALAAGALVLTIAGCSPAASPTSTPAASTSTSTPTGTSTPRPTGTSTSAPVDGQCDTASLSGSIQPGGGGAAGSVEVTLVLTNNGATECALQGWPGVSFVGDGNGTQLGAAADFDRSTPHPTVTLQPGGTAQAPLKIVQALNYSASDCNPKQADGFRVYPPGSTASLFVKDADVTACQSNSMSLLTVGALVPGA from the coding sequence ATGGCCCGTTACCGGATCGACTCGTCCCGTCCCGCCTCCCGCCTGGCCGCCGCCGCGCTGGCCGCCGGAGCGCTCGTCCTCACGATCGCCGGCTGCTCGCCCGCGGCGTCTCCCACGTCGACACCGGCGGCGTCGACGTCGACGTCCACGCCGACGGGTACCTCCACCCCGCGCCCCACCGGCACCAGCACGTCCGCACCCGTCGACGGGCAGTGCGACACGGCGTCCCTCTCGGGCAGCATCCAGCCCGGGGGAGGAGGAGCGGCGGGCAGCGTGGAGGTGACGCTCGTGCTCACCAACAACGGCGCCACCGAGTGCGCGCTGCAGGGCTGGCCCGGCGTGTCCTTCGTGGGCGACGGCAACGGCACCCAGCTCGGCGCCGCAGCGGACTTCGACCGGAGCACGCCCCACCCGACCGTGACGCTGCAGCCGGGAGGAACCGCGCAGGCGCCGCTCAAGATCGTGCAGGCGCTCAACTACTCCGCTTCCGACTGCAACCCCAAGCAGGCCGATGGATTCCGCGTCTACCCGCCGGGATCCACCGCATCGCTGTTCGTGAAGGACGCCGACGTGACGGCCTGCCAGTCGAACTCGATGTCGCTGCTCACCGTGGGAGCCCTCGTCCCGGGAGCCTGA
- a CDS encoding calcium:proton antiporter, producing the protein MKATMSWLIRYWAVVVPIIGVVVLALFWTVELQPWAVVLIAFVLGGTVLAAVQHAEVVAHRVGEPFGSLVLAVAVTVIEVALIVTLMTTGKDSESLARDTVFSAVMITMNGIVGLSLLLSSSRGTMSSFNAKGSSAALATVTAMATLTMVVPTFTETPGPQFSPSQLVFAALASIALYGMFVFTQTFAHRDFFLPVTHTDDGTDDEDSHAEPPSTRTALISVALLLVALVAVVGLAKLESTPIERAVTGIGLPQSFVGVIIALLVLLPEGIAAAKAAQRNRMQTSLNLALGSAIASIGLTIPAIAVASIWLPGALHLGLGASQIVLLALTVAVSILTLMPGRAVRMQGGIHLILFAAFIFLSIAP; encoded by the coding sequence ATGAAAGCGACGATGTCCTGGCTCATCCGCTACTGGGCGGTCGTCGTCCCGATCATCGGCGTGGTGGTGCTCGCCCTGTTCTGGACCGTGGAGCTGCAGCCGTGGGCGGTCGTCCTCATCGCCTTCGTGCTGGGCGGCACGGTCCTCGCCGCGGTGCAGCACGCGGAGGTGGTGGCCCACCGCGTGGGCGAGCCGTTCGGCTCCTTGGTGCTGGCGGTCGCCGTGACCGTGATCGAGGTCGCGTTGATCGTCACCCTGATGACGACCGGCAAAGACTCGGAGTCCCTCGCCCGCGACACCGTCTTCTCGGCCGTGATGATCACGATGAACGGCATCGTGGGCCTCTCGCTGCTGCTCAGCTCGAGCCGCGGCACGATGTCCTCGTTCAACGCCAAGGGCAGCAGCGCGGCGCTCGCCACCGTCACCGCCATGGCGACGCTGACGATGGTGGTGCCGACCTTCACCGAGACCCCCGGTCCGCAGTTCTCACCCAGCCAGCTCGTGTTCGCGGCGCTCGCCTCCATCGCCCTCTACGGCATGTTCGTCTTCACCCAGACCTTCGCGCATCGCGACTTCTTCCTGCCGGTCACTCACACGGACGACGGGACCGACGACGAGGACAGCCACGCTGAGCCCCCTTCCACCCGGACCGCGCTGATCAGCGTCGCGCTGCTCCTGGTCGCCCTGGTCGCGGTGGTCGGGCTCGCCAAGCTCGAGTCGACGCCGATCGAACGCGCCGTGACCGGGATCGGCCTGCCGCAGTCGTTCGTGGGTGTCATCATCGCGCTCCTGGTGCTGCTCCCGGAGGGCATCGCCGCCGCCAAGGCCGCACAGCGCAACCGCATGCAGACCAGCCTCAACCTGGCGCTCGGCTCCGCCATCGCGAGCATCGGACTCACGATCCCCGCGATCGCAGTCGCTTCGATCTGGCTGCCCGGCGCGCTGCATCTCGGGCTCGGTGCCAGTCAGATCGTGCTGCTGGCTCTGACGGTCGCGGTGAGCATCCTCACACTCATGCCCGGCCGCGCGGTCCGGATGCAGGGCGGCATCCACCTGATCCTGTTCGCGGCCTTCATCTTCCTGTCGATCGCGCCGTAG
- a CDS encoding TetR/AcrR family transcriptional regulator, which produces MTSTADAAPVTPPAPRPKPRERVLAAAARLFIGEGVGAVGVDRIAQEAAVSKRSIYQHFDGKDAIVAEMLQEYGPRVVAGYFTEDDRRSPRDRVLHVFDALHEAARSSDFYGCPFVNVATELRDREHPAAHVARHFKGRLTDFFQRQAEAAGAADPHLLAVQLTLLFDGASASAALCGGTPLAARRAAEQLFDAAVGSTARA; this is translated from the coding sequence ATGACCTCCACAGCCGATGCCGCGCCCGTCACGCCGCCCGCGCCCCGGCCCAAGCCGCGCGAGCGGGTGCTCGCCGCCGCCGCCCGCCTGTTCATCGGCGAGGGAGTCGGCGCCGTCGGAGTGGACCGCATCGCGCAGGAGGCCGCGGTCTCCAAGCGCTCGATCTACCAGCACTTCGACGGCAAGGACGCGATCGTCGCCGAGATGCTGCAGGAGTACGGTCCGCGGGTGGTCGCCGGCTACTTCACGGAGGACGACAGGCGCTCCCCGCGCGACCGCGTCCTCCACGTCTTCGACGCCCTGCACGAAGCCGCGCGCTCCAGCGATTTCTACGGCTGCCCGTTCGTCAACGTGGCCACCGAGCTCCGCGATCGCGAGCACCCGGCCGCCCACGTGGCGCGCCACTTCAAGGGCCGGCTCACGGACTTCTTCCAGCGGCAGGCCGAGGCGGCGGGCGCCGCGGATCCGCACCTGCTCGCCGTCCAGCTCACGCTGCTCTTCGACGGCGCCTCCGCGAGCGCCGCACTCTGCGGTGGAACCCCGCTCGCCGCCCGCCGGGCGGCGGAGCAGCTCTTCGACGCCGCGGTGGGGAGCACGGCCCGCGCGTGA
- a CDS encoding SDR family oxidoreductase yields MTDLNGRIALVTGANRGLGAAFVTGLLDRGAAKVYAAARRPETVAVRDPRVVPLALDVTDPESIRRAAETASDISVLVNNAGIAVNQSLVSGDLQEIRREFDTNFWGPVLVTRALAPAIERNGGGAIVNMHSALSWLALGSYSATKAALWSASNSARVELAPAGIQVVGVHVGYVDTEMAAGAEGVKVPPTQVVDEALEAVLAGEAEAIVGDVARHVKSKLHEDVRALYPQLAR; encoded by the coding sequence ATGACCGACCTGAACGGACGCATCGCCCTCGTCACGGGCGCCAACCGCGGACTCGGCGCCGCCTTCGTCACCGGTCTGCTCGACCGCGGGGCCGCGAAGGTCTACGCTGCCGCCCGCCGGCCCGAGACCGTGGCCGTCCGCGACCCGCGCGTCGTCCCGCTCGCCCTCGATGTGACCGACCCGGAGAGCATCCGCCGCGCCGCCGAAACCGCATCCGACATCAGCGTGCTCGTCAACAACGCCGGCATCGCCGTCAACCAGTCGCTCGTCTCGGGCGACCTGCAGGAGATCCGCCGCGAGTTCGACACGAACTTCTGGGGTCCGGTGCTCGTCACCCGCGCGCTCGCGCCGGCGATCGAGCGCAACGGCGGCGGCGCGATCGTGAACATGCACTCCGCGCTCAGCTGGCTGGCGCTCGGCTCCTACAGCGCGACCAAGGCGGCCCTGTGGTCCGCCAGCAACTCGGCGCGCGTCGAGCTGGCACCCGCGGGCATCCAGGTCGTCGGGGTGCACGTCGGCTACGTCGACACCGAGATGGCGGCGGGGGCGGAGGGCGTGAAGGTACCGCCGACGCAGGTCGTCGACGAGGCGCTCGAGGCCGTGCTGGCCGGAGAGGCGGAGGCGATCGTCGGCGATGTCGCCCGGCACGTGAAGTCCAAGCTCCACGAGGACGTGCGCGCGCTCTACCCCCAGCTGGCCAGATAG